The Diospyros lotus cultivar Yz01 chromosome 11, ASM1463336v1, whole genome shotgun sequence region GTAATTCAATGGAAATGCATAAAAATGTCTCTAAATTACATGTGTCGGTATTAGTTGCATAGGATTGAATTATAGACTAAATTGGTGCATATATATAAGGAGTGTAGCCATTTTGTAGGTGAGTGGCTGGCCTTGGTTAATGAACAAAACAGGGGAAAACTGGACCTTACACTTGATTTAGTTCGAGAACAGTTAGCATGCCCAACCAAGTCAAACAACTTGGTAAAGGAGGAGGGTTTAACACACTGATGTTCCTGGAAATTTGTCCCTAAAATGGCTAGGCCAGTTTGGCATGTAAGAATCATCCAAGTGCTTCATATTAGGTCATAAGCAAGTCAAGAAACTATCTTAAGTAATGACCATGTTTAATGCCATTACATTGGGTGTTCCAAAGGGCTAAATTAACTTAAGAATCAAATGGCAAAGTGTCCCAAagccaaagaaaatggaaattctgaacaagaaaataatattgGAATACATCAGTGTGGGTCTTGAGAATGGAAATGTTTCCTATACATGTTAGGTCGGTGTTTAGGGAATTGAACTAAGCCTAGCATATGAGAGGAATCCGTTGCTGCTTCTCGTAGAAGGGTCATGGGATCAGATTCAGGGTGAGGGGTCTGATATCATTGTTTGATTTACTCCTTGAGAGATCTTTTGACACTTTTGAGCAACCAATATTTTTGGCAGGCTATGCGCTTTGACTTTGGCATCTTTTAACACTTTATGCTATTTTCGTAGATTTTGAGTATGATGTACAGTTTGGATCATTTTGACTTGATATGTCCATTCAGTGTATGATGACCTATGATGCATGGAAACTTCTTGGGGGTGCCGTTTCGGCGTTTCCGAAACACCAAGAAATGTTCCTTGGCTACTTTTGCAATTTCAGAAACGTTTCGTGGCTATTTCGTAATATTaggaaaatattgaaaacgtATTTCCAATGTAGAAACACATTTCCTTCCACgaatagaaatgaaattttttccgtctctaacttaaaattcttaattttttctggaatttgtttgaatatattatggaatttatgtttatttttagattgaataactattttttataattttttatatttaaaaatatatttacaaaaagtcccctatatttttttatttatgtgtttccCCATTTCCGTTTCTGTGCAACCTAGATGATAATATTGTTGTTGGTTGTTGTTCAGTATATAATGTATAGTAATGGTATTAGTTTCTACATGTTAAGAGTGAGAGGTTTGCAGGTTTTTAGTGGGCTTATATCCCACATAGGGATTTTCACTGGTGATGGCCCCCAGGGTTGGGTTGTGACAaaaaattggtattagagcatagGTTATTTAGTTTGTTTGGTCCTAAAGCTACATATATAACCTTAGCATGATCTCATTAGCATGAAGTATTCTTAGTAATGTCATGATCATGAGTGTTCACCCAAGCATATTCATAAATGTTCCAGTAGGGATGGCAACAGATGACAGGTACACTCGACTCGACCTGCCTATACCCTCTTAGGCTCCATTTGGGATTGAGTGTCAAAAATGAGTTGAGTTGAGGTGAAGTGGGTTGGATTTATCAAGTTTAGTTGAGTGGTAAACTTAAttgtaataatataattataatataaacatatgttaaaataatataattgtaaatatatattatattttgtataatataatgcaatgatatatttaattgataatgtCGGACATCATAGCAAGAAATACGGTCAGATAGGGCGCAGGCCCTAATCACAGCAGGTGCAGCCTAGTTCCACAGTCTTCTCCATTGGTTTGGGCCTTGTGGGGAATCCTCCAAGTACCTGTTGTGAGAACTGTTGAGGGCTTTCCTCAAAAAGACACTCTGGTTCTTAAATTAGAAGACATGCATGAGCTAACAAAAAATGAGAGtgtagaagaaaaggaagaactAAGCTGTGAACTAGGGTAGTCATGTTTTTTGGGAtcaatttttgaggtttttgttTTAGGATCCACAACCCATTTTTCTGATGGGGAAATCCCTCCTTTTGAGTGGGGATCCTGGAAATTCACAGGGCTCTGCATCTGGATGTTCAGAAGAAATTCTCTTTGCCATTTTGGAAAAGGTTTTGGCCCAATCTCCCTTTTCCAGATTTTTTTCTTCCGGGAACTGTTGGGCCATTGATTTGGTGGCTTGCATGTATCTTCGGAAGGGAGGGCTTGGTGTGCTTCGAGCTGATAGTATTGCAGGGTCAACCTACTCAGCTTCAAGGACCATCTGGAGCCCTTAGAGTGGGCCATGTGGCAATAACTTACAGGCAGGGGAGTTTCCtcatcaataatataataatattttctatttctctGTATGAACTTATTAGGTATGGGTATTTGATGGGTGCTCGAGAATTAAACAAAATACCAAACATGATGGGGACAAGGACAAGGGTGGGAATGGGCATGTTGGGATGGGGACATGAGGAGGGGTCCATGGTACAAACCAGCCCTATTGCCATTCCTATTACCACCAAGCATTGCATGATTCTGCATTCACTTCAGCAAAATCTCCCATTTCCTCCACTTTTATTTACTtgttttctctctccctcttccttttcctattTGCTTTCAGATTATTCAGAACCAGAATAAGGGAAGGGTAttctctgagagagagagagagagagagatttcacAGCAAGGAAAAACTTTGAGCTGATTCACTACAATGGAGTATCGAAAAATTAAAGATCAGGTATTGCTATAACTTTTGCAATCTTCTATGATCTACTCATTGAAGCAAGCGTACTAACCTTATGCTACCTTGCCTACCAATACCATATCTTCTTCTGCTTTATTTGTCTGTTGTTATATCTCTTCCCAGTTCATTCATTTCTGCTTACATGTCCATTTTGATTGTCTGAAATCTTCTTTCCAGCTCAATTCAGTACTCTTGCTAGCTCCTTTTTGTAATTTGGTTGACTTTTATTTCTGGGCTGATTGGATCTTATTTGTTTTGCCTATTGCAACTAATTATTGTGATTCATATGTTTTGCTTGAAACATAGGTGCACACGAATGCCATGTCAACTCTCCTTACTCCTTAACGTGATCTGCCTGCATGGCATTCTAATTTTCAAAATGCATTTGCTCATGTTACTTTTTGTcaatttctttaatttcctcaaCTCTTGTACTGTTTCCAAGTTGCTCAGCCTTTTGGTTCTCAAATTTCAAGGTGTTcttgtcaattttattttatttttatcatcaaGAAATCAGTGTCCATCTCTGGTCTTTTTCTCTTGAATTGTGTCTGTTGCTCCTTTTGGAATGCTGTCTATTTTGGGCTggttaaaattttatcatatttagcTCATCCCTTGTGTTCCCACTGATATGTGGAATTTTTAGGATAAAGATGGGGGTGCCATTGTTGATGATATAGAGAACCCACGTGGGAAACCTCTTTTGAGTGGTATGTTTTTGTTGAGGCATCAACCTTGGAGTTGGTGTACCAGCTCAATGGGTAACCTATCATTCTTCTGATTTCAATCTACAGTTGTTGCTCATAATAGCTGTAACTTTGCAGTCCCTAACATGGCCAGCTTAGGAGGCAGCCCCAGTGAACGGTCAAAGTGGAAGCGCAAGTAAGATCTATCACTCAATTCTAAATGGATAATCTGTATTGGctaaattacacaaaaatacTTATTCAAGAAATTCTTTTGTTGTTGCAGGTCAATTGTTACACTTGCATTGACTTTTCTTACAAGTTCACAGGCAATATTGATTGTCTGGTCCAAGAGAGCTGGAAAATATGAGTACAGTGTTACTACTGCAAACTTCTTGGTTAGGAAATAATAACTCCATTTGGGAATATATAACGAAAATGAAGTGAAATTTGTCTTTGGAGCTATTACTGTAAATAATCAGCTTATGGTTGGATATGATGGTGATCAAATGatgcttaattgaatttgaagTTGCTTTTCATTCTTTTGGAATTAGGTAGAGGCTTTGAAATGCGCATTGTCACTTGCAGCCTTAGTAAGAATCTGGAGAAAAGAAGGTGTTACTGATGATAACAGGTAACTGgatttcatctctctctctctctctctatatatatatatatatgtatattgttaGAAGATACAGTTTCCTTTCCTAGGAAACTATATTTTTGGTCGATTATATTACAAGCTGTTACGGATTTGATTCAGTTTATTCTTTCCATTCTTTGTTTCCTAATTTCAGTAGACTCAATTATAGGTGGTGTTACTCTactacaacaatgaatttaggtATGGGAGACCGTCAAAGGATGGCACAAGGGTGGCTTATCTAGATGATGGGTGACTCTTTGGAGAGATGGATGATTCTCTCGGGGTGGAGTGATAGTGATGGCTGACTCTATCGGGGTGGAATgacaatgatgggtgacccctccAAGTGATGGATGAACTGTTTGGAAAGAAAATCGGATAGGGGCGCAGGTGAAGATCCCGACGCAAACCCTCTAATGCCTAAGTTAGCATCTTGAAAGTATGGAATACTTGAACGCAAGAAAGAAATGTGTGGGAGAGATGGCGTATCTCAATTGgagggtggggggtgggggcgGGGGGGAGGACTCCCCTATGTATAGTGATGGATGAGGCCACTCATCACTTGAAGGGGTCACTCATCACTATTATTCCACCCCGGGAGGTCATCCATCACTGTCACTCCACCTTGAGAGAGTCATCCATCACTCCAGAGAGTCGCCCATCATCCGGATAAGCCACCCTTGTGCCATCCTTTGATGATCTCCCATACCTAAATTCATTGTGGTAGTTGAGCAACAACAATAGGAACTTAGGTTTAGGAAATTTCCTATTTTAGAGATTAACATTCTGTTCTATTCTTCATCTACCAATTGTATATATTTCGGGAATGCTTCCCTGAGATAATATATTGGATTACTAGTTCACTTTtgaacatggtatcagagccctaggttcaTATTCCTGGAATCGGGCACTGCTTTTGTTCTTCTTGGTTCTTCAACTTTGGTAACCAGTATCGTCCTTCAGTAGTATCTGAATCATGCTTTGACTGGAACTGTTCTCCTATGAACTCCTTGCTTCTATTAGGTTGAGTACAACTTGGGATGAAGTTAGTGTTTACCCAATACCTGCTGCCCTTTACCTCATCAAAAATTTGCTTCAggtatgtttatttatttttttggtttctttttcttcttcatcctaCACACCTGGACACACACATTTTCATGGTCCACAGTGGTTTCACTCTTGGTAGTTTCTAAATCACATGAATGTATTTGGCAGTATTACATCTTTGCTTATGTGGATGCCCCAGGGTATCAGATACTGAAGAACCTGAATATCATTAGCACTGGTGTGTTGTACCAGATTATTCTTAAGAAGAAGTGAGTCCTCTTATTTGCTGTAGGACTCGTAGTCTTCACATAAAAAGAGAGCGGGAAACTTTTTTGAACTAGTACAATATATTTGTCctttctgttaaattttcttatcaattttattttgcataatCAGGAGTGTAAAGAGTTAATAGAAGGATCCATGAGTGAGAATTAAATTCAGCAAATGATGCTAATCTGAGTAGttccaaagaaaaaagaacaattAAAATTCAAGGTTTAACTAAGAAGAAGCCCTAAACCAACAGGACATTGAGACTCTCATTATGCTTTACTCGTTACTTTTCTTCAGGTTAAGCGAGATTCAATGGGCTGCATTTGTGTTATTATGTGCAGGATGCACTACGGCACAGCTTAATTCTTCGTAAGAGCAATTCTTATCATCTTTTCATGGTTCTCGTGAGGGGTTTTCAGAATTTGTTTACTTCAGAGTTTTCTAATACATTTTTGTTTCTAGCCCGTGTTGTACATTGCTCATAAAAATCCATTTTAGGTTGTTGTCAAATGGTTCAGTTGGACTTGCATATATGTTGAGTAAGCATAATATAAAACGCAACTTGTGACCAAATGGGGaaggaaaagttggaaattttgaacCACTGATGTCCTCCTTTTACTTGAAGTTATTTCTTCAGTGATTTGAAATTCTGTGTCAGTTTCATAATTAACCTAATTATATTCAAGGGCGGACAAATATTGTTTCTCTTGTAGTTTTGAATTCTTTATCACCTGGAATTCCATTTTGCTGTCTATTAGATTTTTCTTACGGAATGGTATGTTTTGTGCAGTTCTGATCGAGTACTTCAAACTCCTTTGCAAGGTTGGGTGATGGCCATTGTGAgttttttgatatattgaagTTTGATTTCACCAAATTGAATAGAAAAGcttgtttcttttgtttcttcataCATTGTCCTGTAACATTCTGTAATTTGTATGCAGGTTATGGCCCTTCTAAGTGGTTTTGCAGGAGTTTACACAgaggtaaaaaaatttaagcatGTGTCTTGCCTTTTGTTTTCTGCAACTGCAGTtcatgtttaagcatgactagTGCTCAAATGAATTGCCCAACAAATAAATCTGATCAGGTTCTGGTTTGATTCCAGTTTTGCGTATGGTTAGAATTCACTTGAGAGGATCTTTGATGCAGAAGAAATTAGTTGGACATCTCAACCAAGTATTATGTTGTCATTCTTATAGAGTTTGCTTTTTAACCTGCAGGCTATAATTAAAAAACGGCCTTCAAGGAACATAAATGTACAGAACTTCTGGTTATATGTTTGTGGAATGGGCTTCAATGCAATTGCAATATTGATTCAAGATTTTGATGCTGTTGCGAACAAGTAATTCCCAGAATTTTCTGTGCTTGTCAGCTCTTGTATCAGAC contains the following coding sequences:
- the LOC127813156 gene encoding CMP-sialic acid transporter 4-like; its protein translation is MEYRKIKDQDKDGGAIVDDIENPRGKPLLSVPNMASLGGSPSERSKWKRKSIVTLALTFLTSSQAILIVWSKRAGKYEYSVTTANFLVEALKCALSLAALVRIWRKEGVTDDNRLSTTWDEVSVYPIPAALYLIKNLLQYYIFAYVDAPGYQILKNLNIISTGVLYQIILKKKLSEIQWAAFVLLCAGCTTAQLNSSSDRVLQTPLQGWVMAIVMALLSGFAGVYTEAIIKKRPSRNINVQNFWLYVCGMGFNAIAILIQDFDAVANKGFFHGYSLITTLMILNHALSGIAVSMVMKYADNIVKVYSTSVAMLLTAVVSVFLFGFHLSLAFFLGSTVVSVSVYLHSIGKVQR